The proteins below are encoded in one region of Campylobacter helveticus:
- a CDS encoding DUF262 domain-containing protein, with product MKASEKNFGFMREENCIEVPFFQRAYAWDKEQWEQLFKDLKESYKDNKKDHFLGSVIFKQLATNAGEGSKRSLIDGQQRLTTFSLLVKVLYERLDDEDKSDYTEYLFQKPTKNKKPRIEHSKVDREVFAAVLRGDEGINHLYQNEKIFQCYQYFKEQIESEKLDFRDFLDFILESKLWVAINLEANEDEQKIFDSINTAGLRLTATDIIKNAIFAKALKIGADYEKLYKECWEAVFEVKENREFWEIEVEIGRIKRVQSEIFLHAFAVVGQFFNPEKNSLEDLSFLYKGYIENFNNNELENFLKHIKEYAEIYINLPFFKGGALRFDEDMKRLFHIISVINVNTAMPLILFLSHSVKEQTLLNECLQVIENYIMTRYVCGYDTNSYSKKFAAIVRSIDLNNPLRDLKEKLNDIPSRSELEKALEHLYLNNRAPKLILFWIELYRRYLSKDKQDLVELNYDYTLEHLIPQTWQTHWKDIVGDDEKAKNYIYQIGNMTLLKGSLNSTIKNCAWKIKLEGDGSRKNCIKKCADLLITRELLDKNEWNLQSVEERSARLIEEFFKIWKIE from the coding sequence ATGAAAGCGTCAGAGAAGAATTTTGGCTTTATGCGAGAGGAAAATTGTATCGAAGTTCCATTTTTTCAAAGAGCTTATGCTTGGGATAAAGAGCAGTGGGAACAATTATTTAAGGACTTAAAGGAGAGTTATAAAGATAATAAAAAAGACCATTTTTTAGGCTCTGTCATTTTTAAGCAATTAGCCACGAATGCTGGAGAGGGTTCAAAAAGAAGTTTGATTGACGGACAGCAAAGATTAACAACCTTTTCCCTTTTAGTTAAGGTTTTATATGAGCGTTTAGACGATGAAGATAAGAGTGATTATACTGAGTATTTGTTTCAAAAACCAACTAAAAATAAAAAGCCAAGAATAGAGCATTCTAAAGTTGATAGAGAAGTTTTTGCGGCTGTTTTGCGTGGCGATGAGGGGATTAATCATTTATATCAAAATGAGAAAATTTTTCAATGTTATCAGTATTTTAAAGAGCAAATTGAAAGTGAAAAATTGGATTTTAGGGACTTTTTAGATTTTATTTTAGAGTCAAAATTATGGGTTGCTATTAATTTGGAAGCAAACGAAGATGAGCAGAAAATTTTTGACTCCATTAATACGGCTGGTTTAAGACTAACGGCGACAGATATTATTAAAAATGCTATTTTTGCAAAGGCTCTTAAAATAGGTGCAGATTATGAGAAGCTTTATAAGGAGTGTTGGGAAGCAGTTTTTGAAGTGAAAGAAAATAGAGAATTTTGGGAAATAGAAGTTGAGATAGGTAGAATTAAAAGGGTGCAAAGTGAAATTTTTCTTCATGCTTTTGCTGTTGTGGGGCAATTTTTTAATCCAGAGAAAAATTCTTTGGAGGATTTAAGTTTTCTTTATAAAGGATATATTGAAAATTTTAACAATAATGAATTAGAAAACTTTTTAAAGCACATTAAAGAATATGCAGAAATTTATATAAATTTACCCTTTTTTAAGGGAGGGGCGTTGCGTTTTGATGAGGATATGAAGCGTTTATTTCATATCATAAGCGTGATAAATGTCAATACCGCTATGCCGTTAATTTTATTTTTAAGTCATAGTGTTAAAGAGCAGACACTTTTAAATGAGTGTTTGCAAGTCATAGAAAATTACATTATGACGCGTTATGTTTGTGGGTATGATACAAATAGTTATAGTAAAAAATTTGCCGCTATTGTAAGAAGTATTGATTTGAATAATCCTTTAAGAGATTTAAAAGAAAAGCTCAATGATATACCAAGTAGAAGTGAATTAGAAAAGGCTTTAGAGCATTTGTATTTGAATAATAGAGCTCCAAAACTTATTTTATTTTGGATTGAATTATATAGAAGATATCTTAGCAAAGATAAGCAAGATTTAGTGGAGTTGAATTATGATTATACTTTGGAGCATTTAATACCACAAACTTGGCAAACGCATTGGAAAGATATTGTTGGCGATGATGAGAAAGCGAAGAATTATATTTATCAGATTGGTAATATGACCCTTTTAAAAGGCTCTTTGAATAGCACTATAAAAAATTGTGCTTGGAAAATAAAGCTAGAAGGCGATGGAAGTCGTAAAAATTGCATTAAAAAATGTGCCGATTTACTCATTACTCGCGAATTATTGGACAAAAATGAATGGAATTTGCAAAGTGTAGAAGAGCGTAGTGCTAGGCTTATTGAGGAATTTTTTAAGATTTGGAAAATTGAATGA
- the secA gene encoding preprotein translocase subunit SecA codes for MLLNTLKNIFGTKNEREVKKYFKRVAQINALESKYQALNDEALKAEFAKFKEQILSGEKKENDILNDVFAIVREVGKRTLNMRHFDVQLIGGMALHEGKIAEMKTGEGKTLVATLPVVLNAMCGKGVHVVTVNDYLAKRDAEQMSAIYNFLGFSVGAVLSSANSDLEHKKAYECDITYGTNNEFGFDYLRDNMKFSKAEKVQREHHFVIVDEVDSILIDEARTPLIISGPTNRTLDGYIKANEVAKQMKRGEAPEAKDLARGVKASGDFVVDEKNRSILMTEEGIAKAEKLFGVENLYSLDNAILAHQLDQALKAHNLFEKDVHYVLRGNEVVIVDEFTGRLGEGRRFSEGLHQALEAKEGVKIQEESQTLADITFQNYFRMYDKLAGMTGTAQTEASEFSQIYSLDVVSIPTNIPIKRQDKDDLIYKTQEEKFKAVIEEVKKANAKGQPVLVGTASIERSEVFHSMLAKEKIPHYVLNAKNHEQEALIIADAGKKGAVTIATNMAGRGVDIKIDDEVRELGGLYIIGTERHESRRIDNQLRGRAGRQGDPGVSRFYLSLEDNLLRIFGGDRIKSIMDRLGIKEGESIESRIVTRAVENAQKKVESLHFESRKHLLEYDDVANEQRKTIYRYRNELLDENYDIRAKISQNIKEYAQTTLNSMMEGENLGDFEALKQKIAQDFATEIDEVDFKELDLVALEEKLSEILERSYEGKMAQISSEQLRNIERILYLQVLDNAWREHLYQMDILKTGIGLRGYNQKDPLVEYKKESYNLFLELVERIKFDSIKLLFSVQISQKDAENLEEKANKENDELLESTAQIGASEDNLGEAEFKKVPRNAPCPCGSGKKFKECHGKSGPKRGVMADRA; via the coding sequence ATGCTTTTAAATACCCTAAAAAACATATTTGGAACAAAAAATGAACGCGAGGTTAAAAAATATTTTAAAAGAGTAGCACAAATTAACGCCTTAGAAAGCAAATATCAAGCTTTAAATGATGAGGCGCTAAAGGCTGAATTTGCAAAATTTAAAGAGCAAATTTTAAGCGGAGAGAAAAAAGAAAATGATATTTTAAATGATGTTTTTGCTATCGTTAGGGAAGTGGGAAAAAGAACGCTTAATATGCGTCATTTTGATGTGCAACTCATCGGTGGTATGGCGCTTCACGAGGGTAAAATCGCCGAGATGAAAACAGGTGAGGGTAAAACCCTAGTGGCAACCTTACCTGTGGTTTTAAATGCGATGTGTGGCAAGGGTGTGCATGTGGTTACGGTTAATGACTATCTAGCAAAAAGAGACGCCGAGCAGATGAGTGCGATTTATAATTTTCTAGGTTTTAGTGTGGGGGCGGTGCTTTCTTCTGCTAATAGTGATTTAGAGCATAAAAAAGCTTATGAGTGCGACATCACTTATGGGACAAATAACGAATTTGGCTTTGATTATCTGCGTGATAATATGAAATTTTCTAAGGCTGAGAAAGTGCAAAGAGAACATCATTTTGTCATCGTTGATGAGGTGGATAGCATTTTGATTGATGAGGCGAGGACACCTTTGATTATTTCAGGACCGACCAACCGCACTTTAGATGGCTATATTAAAGCAAATGAAGTGGCAAAGCAAATGAAAAGGGGTGAAGCGCCGGAGGCTAAAGATTTGGCAAGGGGAGTTAAAGCGAGTGGGGATTTCGTCGTAGATGAGAAAAACCGCTCGATTTTAATGACTGAAGAGGGCATTGCTAAGGCTGAAAAGCTTTTTGGTGTGGAAAATTTATATAGCCTTGATAATGCTATTTTGGCTCACCAACTTGACCAAGCCTTAAAAGCGCATAATCTTTTTGAAAAAGATGTGCATTATGTTTTAAGGGGCAATGAAGTCGTTATCGTTGATGAATTTACGGGGAGACTTGGCGAGGGAAGGCGTTTTAGCGAGGGGCTTCATCAAGCTTTGGAGGCAAAAGAGGGCGTAAAAATCCAAGAAGAAAGCCAAACTTTAGCAGACATTACTTTTCAAAATTATTTTAGAATGTATGATAAATTAGCAGGTATGACAGGCACGGCTCAAACTGAGGCGAGTGAATTTTCTCAAATTTATAGCCTTGATGTTGTTTCTATCCCTACAAATATCCCTATCAAAAGACAAGATAAGGATGATTTGATTTATAAAACTCAAGAGGAAAAATTTAAAGCCGTCATTGAGGAGGTTAAAAAGGCAAATGCTAAGGGACAGCCTGTGCTTGTGGGAACGGCTAGTATTGAAAGAAGTGAGGTTTTTCACTCTATGCTTGCAAAAGAAAAAATCCCTCATTATGTGCTAAACGCTAAAAACCACGAGCAAGAAGCTTTAATCATCGCTGATGCGGGTAAAAAAGGAGCCGTTACCATAGCGACAAATATGGCGGGACGCGGTGTGGATATAAAAATAGATGATGAAGTAAGAGAGCTTGGCGGACTTTACATCATCGGCACAGAAAGGCACGAAAGCCGCAGGATAGATAATCAGCTTCGCGGTCGCGCGGGGCGTCAAGGGGACCCTGGTGTGAGTCGTTTTTATCTAAGCCTAGAAGATAATCTTTTACGCATTTTTGGTGGCGATAGGATAAAGAGCATTATGGATAGGCTTGGCATTAAAGAGGGTGAGAGCATTGAAAGTCGCATTGTTACAAGAGCTGTTGAAAATGCTCAAAAGAAAGTGGAAAGTTTGCATTTTGAGAGTAGAAAACACCTACTTGAGTATGATGATGTGGCAAATGAGCAAAGAAAAACAATTTACCGCTACCGCAACGAGCTTTTGGATGAAAATTACGATATAAGAGCAAAAATTTCACAAAATATAAAAGAATACGCACAGACAACTTTAAATTCGATGATGGAGGGTGAGAATTTGGGTGATTTTGAAGCGTTAAAGCAAAAAATTGCACAAGACTTTGCGACCGAGATTGACGAAGTGGATTTTAAAGAGCTTGATTTAGTTGCTTTGGAGGAAAAGCTCAGTGAAATTTTAGAACGCTCTTATGAGGGAAAAATGGCGCAAATTTCAAGTGAGCAGTTAAGAAATATCGAGCGGATTTTATATTTGCAAGTTTTAGATAATGCTTGGCGCGAGCATTTGTATCAAATGGATATTTTAAAAACGGGCATAGGGCTTCGTGGGTATAATCAAAAGGACCCTTTGGTGGAGTATAAAAAAGAAAGCTATAATCTTTTCTTAGAGTTGGTAGAACGCATAAAATTTGATAGCATTAAATTACTTTTTAGTGTGCAAATTTCTCAAAAAGATGCAGAAAATTTGGAGGAAAAAGCAAATAAAGAAAATGATGAACTTTTAGAAAGCACAGCACAAATCGGCGCGAGTGAGGATAATTTAGGCGAAGCAGAATTTAAAAAAGTTCCTAGAAATGCACCTTGTCCTTGCGGAAGCGGAAAGAAATTTAAAGAATGCCACGGAAAAAGTGGTCCTAAGAGGGGAGTAATGGCAGATAGGGCTTGA
- the lolA gene encoding LolA-like outer membrane lipoprotein chaperone yields the protein MMKFFVFLTLFCALVFAYDLDYENYTSEFSQSVSSKQSKLDYEGHFILEKDRAFWSYEKPSKKEIYINKNDIIIVEHDLEQVSFAKLEKIPNLSAIFKQAKEISPNKLKATYENTDYIITLFNGEVKSISYNDEFENKVLITLHKPQKNTKINPSIFKPKFPQNYDILR from the coding sequence ATAATGAAATTTTTTGTTTTTTTAACCCTATTTTGTGCCTTAGTTTTTGCTTACGATTTAGATTATGAAAATTACACCAGCGAATTTAGTCAAAGCGTGAGTTCTAAACAGAGCAAACTTGATTATGAGGGACATTTCATTTTGGAAAAAGATAGAGCCTTTTGGTCTTATGAAAAACCAAGCAAAAAAGAAATTTATATCAATAAAAATGACATTATCATCGTGGAACACGATTTGGAGCAAGTCAGTTTTGCAAAGCTTGAAAAAATCCCAAATTTAAGCGCCATTTTCAAACAAGCAAAAGAAATCTCCCCAAACAAGCTCAAAGCCACTTACGAAAACACAGACTACATCATCACGCTTTTTAATGGCGAGGTTAAGAGCATAAGCTACAATGACGAATTTGAAAATAAAGTCCTCATTACGCTTCACAAACCTCAAAAAAATACCAAAATCAACCCCAGCATCTTTAAACCAAAATTTCCGCAAAATTACGACATCTTACGCTAA
- a CDS encoding ATP-dependent DNA helicase — translation MLDKLEKILRHHNVFLSGGAGVGKSFLTNQLKISYRNQNKKLIALGSSALSALNVGGVTLHSFFCLGRMESLEDLKKYDRLQRAKLKKLEKVLSKLDLIIIDEISMVSAIVFDMVALRLKNSTFSGKILLVGDFFQLPPVVKEKQNSLFVNTYYAFASLFWEELRLKNVKLSVPKRTNNAEFYEHLSLLREGYLKEQTLHYFEKFLVKTQDLKDLDDSFTLLCGINKKVNFINEQKLAKINAPLLSFKAQFEKRDTNLSDGQFKAWVSGLGILEELKVKIGARIIFCMNNFEQNYYNGEQGVVEGIVEDERGVFLQIMKNNGQMILLEPYTFTLSELQSEDDELDLSIRACAVQYPIKLAYAITIHKSQGMSIEKLVCDIDNIFENGQLYVALSRATDPLNLKILYSKSWDFRTYFERALKFDESVSCFYKENHFVDLEF, via the coding sequence ATGCTTGATAAATTAGAAAAAATTTTGCGACATCATAATGTTTTTTTAAGTGGCGGAGCTGGTGTTGGTAAGAGTTTTTTGACAAATCAGCTTAAAATTTCTTATAGAAATCAAAATAAAAAACTTATAGCTCTTGGCTCAAGTGCTTTGAGCGCCCTTAATGTAGGTGGTGTTACTCTACATAGTTTTTTTTGTTTGGGTAGGATGGAAAGCCTTGAGGATTTGAAAAAATATGATAGGTTGCAAAGAGCAAAGCTTAAAAAATTAGAAAAAGTGCTTTCCAAACTTGACTTAATTATTATCGATGAAATTTCTATGGTAAGTGCTATTGTATTTGATATGGTAGCGTTAAGGCTTAAAAATTCGACTTTTTCGGGAAAAATTTTGCTTGTGGGTGATTTTTTTCAGTTGCCTCCAGTGGTAAAGGAAAAGCAAAATTCTTTATTTGTTAATACCTACTACGCTTTTGCTTCGCTTTTTTGGGAGGAGCTAAGACTTAAAAATGTCAAGCTTTCCGTGCCAAAAAGAACAAATAATGCTGAATTTTACGAGCATCTATCTCTTTTGCGTGAGGGTTACTTAAAAGAGCAAACGCTTCATTATTTTGAAAAATTTCTTGTTAAAACGCAAGATTTAAAGGATTTAGATGATAGTTTTACCTTGCTTTGTGGGATAAATAAGAAGGTTAATTTTATAAACGAACAAAAATTAGCCAAGATAAATGCACCACTATTAAGTTTTAAAGCTCAATTTGAAAAAAGGGATACAAATTTAAGCGATGGACAATTTAAGGCGTGGGTTAGCGGACTTGGAATTTTGGAAGAGCTTAAGGTAAAAATTGGGGCTAGAATCATTTTTTGTATGAACAATTTCGAGCAAAATTATTATAATGGCGAACAAGGGGTAGTTGAGGGGATTGTGGAGGATGAGCGAGGGGTGTTTTTGCAGATTATGAAAAATAACGGACAAATGATACTTTTAGAGCCTTATACCTTCACTTTGAGCGAATTGCAAAGTGAGGATGATGAGCTTGATTTAAGCATTAGGGCTTGTGCGGTGCAGTATCCTATAAAATTAGCCTATGCCATTACTATACACAAATCACAGGGAATGAGCATAGAAAAACTTGTGTGCGATATTGATAACATTTTTGAAAATGGACAGCTTTATGTGGCACTTTCAAGAGCTACCGACCCTTTAAATCTTAAAATTTTGTATTCTAAAAGTTGGGATTTTAGAACTTATTTTGAGAGGGCGTTAAAATTTGACGAGAGTGTGAGTTGTTTTTATAAGGAAAATCATTTTGTTGATTTAGAATTTTGA
- a CDS encoding SH3 domain-containing C40 family peptidase, which produces MRFILCFLGLFFIACSTHETPKKPLENPISKETNSFYAKLEYEQNLSILPTLNSKLNPNAKNYKKSFFTPWHSSFKNLKSADLFWSFGVYKSGNYYFFNKQKIPLSWFNANIKNANTKALNSLNQKALVVQNTILKNFPTQKAILKNPFLQSEGIPFDYASDSVLNAGSAVLISHLSLDKRYAFVMSESGFGFVERKDLEIFSDKRAKIYENLNFITPLKEKAAVLDESGKFFFETRIGALYPYYKSDLKYYYGKIGAKKYKISKKIASTFPLKLNDMHFKSQIAELLSLPYGWGGYDFERDCSLFLRDIFAPFGIYLPRNSLAQNKTFKNYDISFLSSEKKKELLKKFAKPYATLLYMKGHIMLYAGELGDKSVALHSIWGLRLDDKDKRLLIGQSVFTSLEIGKNQIPKENLLLSKLSHLSFLKLSEEEDLKLKNYLFKLNPELRQ; this is translated from the coding sequence ATGCGTTTTATTTTATGTTTTTTAGGTCTTTTTTTTATCGCTTGCTCCACCCACGAAACTCCAAAAAAACCTTTAGAAAATCCTATCTCAAAAGAAACAAATTCCTTTTATGCTAAATTAGAATATGAACAAAATTTAAGCATTCTCCCTACCTTAAATAGCAAATTAAATCCTAATGCAAAAAATTATAAAAAATCTTTCTTTACCCCTTGGCATAGTAGCTTTAAAAATCTTAAGAGTGCTGATTTATTTTGGTCTTTTGGGGTGTATAAAAGTGGCAATTATTATTTTTTCAATAAACAAAAAATCCCACTTTCTTGGTTTAATGCCAACATCAAAAATGCCAACACAAAAGCCCTAAACTCACTCAATCAAAAAGCCCTAGTCGTGCAAAATACTATCTTAAAAAATTTCCCAACACAAAAAGCAATTTTGAAAAATCCTTTTTTGCAAAGCGAGGGAATTCCATTTGATTATGCAAGCGATTCTGTTTTGAATGCGGGTAGTGCGGTTTTAATCTCGCATCTAAGCCTTGATAAACGCTACGCTTTTGTAATGAGTGAAAGCGGCTTTGGCTTTGTGGAGCGAAAAGATTTGGAAATTTTTAGCGATAAAAGAGCAAAAATTTATGAAAATTTAAATTTCATCACTCCACTCAAGGAAAAAGCAGCTGTTTTAGATGAAAGTGGCAAATTCTTTTTTGAAACACGCATAGGTGCGCTTTATCCTTACTACAAAAGCGATTTAAAATATTATTATGGAAAAATAGGCGCTAAAAAATACAAAATAAGCAAAAAAATCGCCTCAACCTTCCCGCTAAAATTAAACGATATGCATTTTAAAAGTCAAATCGCAGAGCTTTTATCCTTGCCTTATGGCTGGGGAGGATATGATTTTGAAAGGGATTGTTCTTTGTTTTTAAGAGATATTTTTGCCCCTTTTGGAATTTATTTACCGCGTAATTCTTTAGCACAAAATAAAACTTTCAAAAATTACGACATTAGCTTTCTAAGTAGTGAAAAGAAAAAAGAATTGCTTAAGAAATTTGCAAAACCTTACGCTACACTGCTTTATATGAAAGGACACATTATGCTTTATGCTGGAGAGCTAGGTGATAAAAGCGTGGCACTGCATAGCATTTGGGGATTAAGGCTAGATGATAAAGACAAAAGACTTTTGATAGGACAAAGTGTATTTACAAGTCTTGAAATCGGCAAAAATCAAATTCCAAAAGAAAATCTACTCTTAAGCAAACTCTCCCACCTTTCCTTTTTGAAACTGAGCGAGGAAGAAGATTTAAAGCTTAAAAACTATCTTTTTAAGCTTAACCCTGAGCTTCGGCAGTGA
- a CDS encoding D-amino acid aminotransferase has translation MMREKEFVFLNGEFLPKDEAKISVFDRGFIFGDGIYEVVPVIFGKMVDKEEFWQRFTRSLEAIKLNFPYEKEEFEAILNELTAKNLLKEGGIYMQVTRGVASREFSFVKNLKPTITAFVFECNVLKNEFEEGVSVISVPDLRWKRRDIKSISLLAQCYAKEQAVLAGAFEAFMIENGKVNEASSASAFIIKNKTLVTKPFSNAILPGIRRQNILKFAGELGLKIEQRAFSMQEVYEADEVFISAATLLLLSVVKADDRLINGGKVGEFVPKLRAKYVEKITAEAQG, from the coding sequence ATGATGCGAGAAAAAGAATTTGTTTTTTTAAATGGAGAATTTTTGCCAAAAGATGAAGCAAAGATAAGCGTTTTTGATAGGGGTTTTATCTTTGGCGATGGAATTTATGAAGTTGTGCCTGTTATTTTTGGCAAGATGGTCGATAAAGAGGAATTTTGGCAAAGATTTACGAGAAGTTTGGAGGCTATAAAGCTTAATTTTCCTTATGAAAAAGAGGAATTTGAAGCAATTTTAAACGAATTAACCGCTAAAAATTTGCTTAAAGAGGGCGGAATTTATATGCAAGTAACCAGGGGTGTGGCGTCTAGGGAATTTAGCTTTGTTAAGAATCTTAAGCCCACCATTACGGCTTTTGTTTTTGAATGCAATGTCTTAAAGAATGAATTTGAAGAGGGTGTTAGCGTGATTAGTGTGCCTGATTTGCGTTGGAAAAGGCGTGATATTAAATCCATCTCACTTTTAGCACAATGCTACGCTAAAGAACAGGCTGTTTTGGCTGGAGCGTTTGAGGCTTTTATGATAGAAAATGGTAAGGTTAATGAGGCTTCAAGTGCTTCTGCGTTTATCATTAAAAATAAAACTCTTGTTACTAAGCCTTTTTCAAACGCGATTTTACCGGGGATTAGAAGGCAAAATATCCTTAAATTTGCTGGTGAACTTGGCTTAAAGATAGAGCAAAGAGCTTTTAGTATGCAAGAAGTTTATGAAGCAGATGAGGTGTTCATCTCGGCAGCCACGCTTTTACTTCTTAGCGTTGTAAAGGCTGATGACAGGCTTATAAATGGCGGTAAGGTTGGCGAATTTGTGCCAAAATTAAGGGCTAAGTATGTGGAGAAAATCACTGCCGAAGCTCAGGGTTAA
- the rsmH gene encoding 16S rRNA (cytosine(1402)-N(4))-methyltransferase RsmH — protein sequence MQIPHIPVLAREVNVLFQKIDEGTFLDCTLGYAGHSEMILKTHPNLHLIACDQDMEALKFSKKRLENFSTRIKLHHTNFSQILEQIEPGNLRGILADIGVSSLHLDKNERGFSVHSNFLDMRMDKSQELSAFEVVNFYPKEKLAEIFKTYGELRDGDLLAEKIVRARAKKELKSAKELCEILGDTRLRNRKIPRAILAFQALRIEVNRELEVLELFLQKLENLNLKDCILAIICFHSLEDRVVKNYFKKWAKACICNERALRCECGANHSLGEILTKKPITPSEIEKKSNPRSSCAKMRAFYFK from the coding sequence TTGCAAATTCCACATATCCCAGTTTTAGCGCGAGAAGTTAATGTGCTTTTTCAAAAGATTGATGAGGGGACTTTTTTAGATTGCACTTTGGGTTATGCGGGGCATAGCGAAATGATACTTAAGACGCATCCAAATTTACACTTAATCGCTTGCGACCAAGATATGGAAGCATTGAAATTCTCTAAAAAGCGTTTAGAAAATTTCAGCACGAGAATTAAGTTACATCATACGAATTTTTCACAAATTTTAGAGCAGATTGAGCCGGGAAATTTAAGAGGCATACTTGCAGATATTGGTGTTTCATCTTTGCACTTAGATAAAAATGAAAGAGGCTTTTCTGTGCATTCTAATTTTTTAGATATGAGAATGGATAAAAGTCAAGAGTTAAGTGCTTTTGAGGTTGTAAATTTTTATCCAAAAGAAAAACTTGCTGAGATTTTTAAAACTTACGGCGAGTTAAGAGATGGAGATTTGTTGGCGGAAAAAATTGTTCGAGCGAGAGCAAAAAAAGAGTTAAAAAGTGCGAAAGAGCTTTGTGAAATTCTGGGCGACACAAGACTTAGAAATAGAAAAATACCTCGTGCCATTTTGGCTTTTCAAGCTTTAAGGATAGAGGTAAATAGAGAACTAGAGGTTTTAGAGCTTTTTTTACAAAAACTGGAAAATTTGAATCTAAAAGACTGCATTTTGGCTATAATTTGCTTCCACTCTTTAGAGGATAGAGTGGTAAAAAATTATTTTAAAAAGTGGGCTAAGGCTTGCATTTGCAATGAAAGGGCATTGCGTTGTGAATGTGGAGCAAATCATAGCTTGGGTGAAATTTTAACCAAAAAGCCCATAACTCCAAGTGAAATTGAGAAAAAAAGTAATCCGCGTTCTTCTTGTGCGAAAATGCGAGCTTTTTATTTTAAGTGA
- a CDS encoding peptidylprolyl isomerase codes for MLTWMQHHKKYLVVTIWISVIAFVGAGVVGWGAYDYNQNRNSSVAVVGDEKISFVEFNLRYNQIYGYYNQISNGKLDEENAEKLGLKDLALNSLIEDKLLLNFAKSLGLWANEKEVIQELSGAEEFQNVNGIFDKNIYYAILKQNNILSKNYEQILSDKIILNKLNKIFELPSKENELQMLAASYFMQDALEISKISLDKKDLAVDEVALKKLWEAHKDNFKTQKNYELSSYFIEAKKANFTQDELKAFYEDENNKFKYKAQDGKILDFEVAKEMVIKDLSLEKTKNLANEKFVALRNQKDSFQKDLNISESDKTYPLELLAKAKNNDILKPLVWQECEGKICKDGFIILRLNKVNPVRVKNFEEAKAEVLPLYYSEEAKKALEEKAQKALNNFSGIELDFVSRNSIKDSKKISDEMLNNAEFSFFLSQVFNSEQNSSYVLIDDKKAILYRIKKQKLNPNKQDFNQYKTMLEPSLKSLKSNEIKQELLEELKKTYKIKIYH; via the coding sequence ATGCTTACTTGGATGCAACACCATAAGAAATATCTGGTCGTAACTATATGGATTAGCGTAATTGCCTTTGTTGGGGCTGGTGTTGTGGGCTGGGGGGCATATGATTATAACCAAAATAGAAATAGTTCTGTCGCTGTTGTAGGTGATGAAAAAATCTCTTTTGTGGAATTTAATCTAAGATATAACCAAATCTATGGTTACTATAATCAAATTAGCAATGGAAAATTGGACGAAGAAAATGCTGAAAAGTTAGGGCTTAAAGATTTAGCATTAAATTCTCTCATCGAAGACAAACTTTTGCTCAATTTTGCTAAAAGCTTGGGGCTTTGGGCTAATGAAAAGGAAGTCATACAAGAACTTTCTGGGGCAGAAGAATTTCAAAATGTTAATGGAATTTTTGATAAAAATATTTACTACGCCATTTTAAAACAAAACAACATACTTTCTAAGAATTATGAGCAAATTTTAAGCGATAAAATTATTCTTAACAAACTCAATAAAATTTTTGAATTGCCCAGCAAGGAAAATGAATTGCAAATGTTGGCAGCAAGTTATTTTATGCAAGATGCTTTAGAAATATCCAAAATAAGCCTTGACAAAAAAGATTTAGCCGTCGATGAAGTCGCACTCAAAAAACTATGGGAAGCCCATAAGGATAATTTTAAAACACAAAAAAACTACGAGCTTTCCAGCTATTTTATCGAAGCGAAAAAGGCTAATTTTACACAAGATGAACTCAAAGCTTTTTACGAGGATGAAAATAACAAATTTAAATATAAAGCCCAAGATGGCAAAATTTTAGATTTTGAAGTAGCCAAAGAAATGGTGATAAAGGATTTAAGCTTAGAAAAAACAAAAAATTTAGCTAACGAGAAATTTGTCGCCTTGAGAAATCAAAAAGATAGTTTTCAAAAAGATTTAAACATTAGTGAAAGTGATAAAACCTATCCGCTCGAACTCCTAGCAAAGGCTAAAAATAACGATATTTTAAAACCTCTAGTTTGGCAAGAATGTGAAGGTAAAATTTGCAAAGATGGTTTTATCATCTTACGTTTAAACAAGGTAAATCCTGTGCGCGTCAAAAATTTCGAAGAAGCAAAAGCTGAAGTTTTACCACTTTATTATAGTGAAGAAGCAAAGAAAGCCCTTGAAGAAAAAGCCCAAAAAGCATTAAATAATTTCAGCGGTATAGAGCTTGACTTTGTCAGCAGAAATTCTATCAAAGATTCTAAAAAAATTAGTGATGAAATGCTAAATAATGCCGAATTTAGCTTCTTTCTTTCGCAAGTTTTTAACTCCGAACAAAATAGCTCTTATGTGCTAATTGATGATAAAAAAGCTATACTTTATAGGATTAAAAAACAAAAATTAAATCCAAATAAGCAAGATTTTAATCAATACAAAACAATGCTGGAACCAAGCTTAAAGTCTCTTAAAAGTAATGAAATTAAGCAAGAGCTTTTGGAAGAATTAAAAAAGACATACAAGATTAAAATTTATCACTAA